TGCCGCGATAGCCCCCGCCCCGCCCGTGCTGGCCGAGGTCGTGCGGTCCGGGTTCACCGAGGGCCACCACCGCGGGGCGCTGGTCCTGCTCGCCGCCGACGGGAGCGTGGAGTACGCGCTCGGCGACCCCGCCGCCCCGGTCTTCCCCCGGTCCTCCAACAAGCCGATGCAGGCCGCCGCGATCCTCCGGGCGGGCCTTGAGCTGTCCGGGGAGCGGCTGGCGCTGGCCGCCGCGAGCCACTCCGGGGAGCCCTTCCACCTCGAACTCGTACGGAAGATGCTCGCCGAGCACGGGCTGTCCACCGACGACCTCCAGACCCCGCCCGACCTGCCGCTGGACCCGGTCGCCGCCGAGGCCTACCTCGCGGCCGGGCACGTACGCGAGCGGATCACCATGAACTGCTCCGGCAAGCACGCCGCCATGCTCGCCGTCTGCGTCCGCAACGGCTGGGACACCGCGAGCTACCTCGACCCCGCCCACCCGCTCCAGCTCCTCGTCGGCCAGGTCGTGGCCGAGGCGGCGGGCGAGCCGGTCGCCTCGCTCGGCACCGACGGCTGCGGCGCCCCGCTGATGGCGATCGGGCTGACCGGTCTGGCCCGCGCCTTCCGGTCCTTCGTCCTGGCCGAGCCGGGCAGCGCCGAGCGCCGGGTCGCGGACGCCATGCGCGCCCACCCGGAGTACGTGGCGGGGACCCGGCGCCCGGACACCTGGCTGATGAGCGAGGTCCCCGGGACGCTCTCCAAGATGGGCGCCGAGGCCGTGCAGGCGGTGGCGCTGGCCGACGGGCGGGCCCTCGCCTTCAAGATCGACGACGGGGCGACCCGGGCCCTCGGCCCGGTCCTGGCCCGCGCCCTGGAGCTGCTCGGCGTGGACTCCCCCGTGGTAGCCCGGATCGGGCGTTCGCCGTTGCTCGGCGGGGCGGTCGAGGTCGGGGAAATTCGCGCGACATTCTGAGGCGGGGCTGCTTAGCGTGGGGGGATGAGCCTCGATCTCCGTGCCCCCACCGCGTCGCACTACCCGGACTGGCTGCGGTCGCTGCGGAACGGTTTCCTGACGGCCGGTGCACCGAGCGAGGAGGATGTCGCCGAGCGGCTGGCCGACACCGATCTCTCCCGTCTCCAGGGCGCGTTCGACGCGGGGCGGTGCGTGGCGACGTTCCGCTCGTTCGCCCAGCGGCTGACCGTGGTGGGCGGTGCCACCGTGGCGGCCGACGCGATCAGCGGGGTGACGGTGGCGCCGACGCACCGCCGTCGCGGGCTGCTCAGCCGGATGATGGCCACGGATCTGGCGGCGGCCAGGGAGCGCGGCGAGGTGGTCGCCACGCTGATCGCCGCCGAGTATCCGATCTACGGGAGGTTCGGCTTCGGCCCCGCCACCTGGGCCGCCGAGTGGGAGGTCTCCGTCCACCGCGCCGGCCTCGACCCGCGCCGGTCGGGGCAGCCGGCGGACGGCGGCCGGATCGAGATGGTGGACGGCGCCGACGTCCGTAAGTACGGCCCCGAGCTGCACACCCGGCTGGCGGCGCTGCGCCCCGGCGTCGTCAGCCGCAGCGAGCGCTGGTGGAGGCTGCGGACGGGGGCGGCGCCCTCTCCGGCCCACGAGCAGTGGACCGAACCGTTCTACGTCATCCACCGCGACGCGGACGGTGAGGTCGACGGCCTGATGGTCTACGGCACCGACGACAAGTGGGGCGACGCCAAGCAGCCCCTGAACACCGCGACCGTACGGGACCTGATCGCCCTCACCCCGGCGGCCGAGCGGGCGCTGTGGCACTTCCTCTGCTCGGTCGACTGGATCACCACCGTCCGCTCCGGCTACCGCGCCCCCGACGACCTGCTGCCCCAGCTGCTCCCCGACCCCCGGGCCGCCAGGACGGTCACGCACGCGGACTGGCTCTGGCTGCGGCTGCTGGATGTGGAGCGCGCGCTGGAGGCTCGTGGTTACGAGCGTGCGGCGTCGCTCGTCCTGGACGTCCGGGACGGCGGGGGAGTGGCCGAGGGGCGCTTCCTGCTGGACGTCTCGCCCGAGGGCGCCCGCTGCACACCGACCACCCGGAGCGCCGATCTGGCCTTGGGCGCCGGGGAGTTGGCGTCCCTCTACCTCGGCGACGAGTCGGTGCGCCGTCTGGTGGACCTGGGGCGGGCGGAGGAGCTGCGGACCGGGGCGGCGGGGACGGCGGACGCCATCTTCCGTACGGGGCGGCGGCCTTGGTGCCCGGACATCTTCTGACCCGCCCCGGCGGCCGTCCCTGACGTGTCCTGCCGGGGCGGCCGGCCCGTGCTGTCGTGCTCGCGACACCAAGTCCGGCCCAGGTCAAGGGCGTACGCTTCATGGTCATGAGCGGAGAGAGGTCCGGCGACGGGAACGGAAGCGGAAGCGTCGCCGGAGTGGTGGGGCGGGAGCGTGCGGATCAGGTGGTCCCGCCCCGGGTCAGTCTGCGGGAGCGGAAGAGGCAGCTGACGTACCGGGCGATCTCCGATGCCGCGATCGCCATGTTCCTGGAGCGGGGCTTCGACAAGGTCTCCGTGGCGGAGGTGGCGGCCGCGGCGGACATCTCCAAGCCGACGCTCTTCCGGTACTTCCCCGCCAAGGAGGACCTGGCGCTGCTCCGGTTCGCCGACCACGAGGACGAGGCGGCCCGGGTGGTCGGCGGCCGGGCCCCCGGCGAGACCCCGCTGGGCGCGCTGCGCCGGCACTTCCTGGCCGGCCTGGACCGCCGCGACCCGGTGACCGGTCTCTGCGACCATCCCCAAGTGCTGGCGTTCCACCGCCTGTTGTACGGCACCCCGGCGCTGGTGGCCCGCCTGTACGCGTACCAGGGCCGCTTCGAGACCGCCCTCGCCCGCACCCTCGGCAGCGGGGTGACCGCACGGCTGGCGGCCGGACAGATCATCGCCGTCCTGCGGATCCTGGCCGAGGAGAACTGGCGCCGGATCGACGCGGGGGAGAGCGCGGACGCGGTGTACGCGGGCGCGGTGCAGTCCGCCGAGGAGGCGTTCGTGCAGCTGCGGAGGGGGCTGGAGCGGGAGGGGCGGGGGGTCTAGGTGCGCGCGTTGCCGTAGGTACGTGCGTTACGGGGCCGCTCACCCGGTCCGTGCCTCGGTCGGGTTCAGCGTGCTGGCCGGCTTCCGGCGCACCACCACGGACGCCACGGCGAAGGCCGCGACGAGGAGCGCCGCGCCGACGGTGCACGCCAGCCGGTGGCCGCCGGTGAGCGCCTCGGCGGACGGGGGGCCGGCGGCGGTGAGCGCTTCGGTCCGTCCGGCGGCCAGGGTGGACAGGACGGCGAGGCCGAGCGATACGGCCCCGATGACCAGAGCGGCCGGCAGGGCCAGGGCGAGCGCGCCGAGGCCCAGCGTGTGCGCGGAGGTCCAGCCGTACGTCTCCACCTCGACGACGGTGCAAATCCCGAGCATCGGACCGGCGGTGACCAGCAGGGCGCCCGCCACGTCCGCCTCGGCCTTGGGTGATTGATGGTTGTTCTCTTGATGGTTAAGTAAGTTGACGATAGCTTCCTCTTGAGCCGGTCGCCTGCCGACGGTCGGACGTGTGCAGCGAGAGGGAGAAGACCATGAACACGACCGCATCCACCAGTGCCGCCGCCACCGCGCCTCCCGCCGACGCCCGTGGCCTCGGCCTGGCCCATTACGCCGTCCGCGGCCTCCTGGAGAAGGTCCTGGCCCGGCACGGTGCCACGTTCCGGCAGCAGATCGCCCTGCGCGCCGCCGTCACCTCCGACGCCCCGCAGACGCCGGAC
This DNA window, taken from Streptomyces griseus subsp. griseus, encodes the following:
- a CDS encoding TetR/AcrR family transcriptional regulator, with the translated sequence MVMSGERSGDGNGSGSVAGVVGRERADQVVPPRVSLRERKRQLTYRAISDAAIAMFLERGFDKVSVAEVAAAADISKPTLFRYFPAKEDLALLRFADHEDEAARVVGGRAPGETPLGALRRHFLAGLDRRDPVTGLCDHPQVLAFHRLLYGTPALVARLYAYQGRFETALARTLGSGVTARLAAGQIIAVLRILAEENWRRIDAGESADAVYAGAVQSAEEAFVQLRRGLEREGRGV
- a CDS encoding asparaginase; this translates as MTSTDASAAIAPAPPVLAEVVRSGFTEGHHRGALVLLAADGSVEYALGDPAAPVFPRSSNKPMQAAAILRAGLELSGERLALAAASHSGEPFHLELVRKMLAEHGLSTDDLQTPPDLPLDPVAAEAYLAAGHVRERITMNCSGKHAAMLAVCVRNGWDTASYLDPAHPLQLLVGQVVAEAAGEPVASLGTDGCGAPLMAIGLTGLARAFRSFVLAEPGSAERRVADAMRAHPEYVAGTRRPDTWLMSEVPGTLSKMGAEAVQAVALADGRALAFKIDDGATRALGPVLARALELLGVDSPVVARIGRSPLLGGAVEVGEIRATF
- a CDS encoding GNAT family N-acetyltransferase; amino-acid sequence: MSLDLRAPTASHYPDWLRSLRNGFLTAGAPSEEDVAERLADTDLSRLQGAFDAGRCVATFRSFAQRLTVVGGATVAADAISGVTVAPTHRRRGLLSRMMATDLAAARERGEVVATLIAAEYPIYGRFGFGPATWAAEWEVSVHRAGLDPRRSGQPADGGRIEMVDGADVRKYGPELHTRLAALRPGVVSRSERWWRLRTGAAPSPAHEQWTEPFYVIHRDADGEVDGLMVYGTDDKWGDAKQPLNTATVRDLIALTPAAERALWHFLCSVDWITTVRSGYRAPDDLLPQLLPDPRAARTVTHADWLWLRLLDVERALEARGYERAASLVLDVRDGGGVAEGRFLLDVSPEGARCTPTTRSADLALGAGELASLYLGDESVRRLVDLGRAEELRTGAAGTADAIFRTGRRPWCPDIF